From a single Labrus bergylta chromosome 14, fLabBer1.1, whole genome shotgun sequence genomic region:
- the timd4 gene encoding T-cell immunoglobulin and mucin domain-containing protein 4 isoform X1: MDVVSPHCCRTLQTFIILVLSGLHVSSVSSFKVTEGGVASLSCQYSVKRFGLSRVCWGRGCGTFWCSNILVQTDENGVISKVEDRYRLTGDVLDGQMDLDIVNVRRTDSGPYCCRVDIDGIFNDKKSIMNLRVVKALVTSSPPTTTTTPTTNQVTEPSSSTVNWRSLLSSQLDLLRKNSTLLRPDTITGEDSLPSLSLQINVPVLSLSLTVMSIVAGVFLFLAFKRGIYNRALKADCFSSEEPPHIIYEIRMRRPVQENIYTLD, encoded by the exons ATGGACGTGGTCTCGCCTCACTGCTGTCGCACGCTTCAGACCTTCATCATCCTTGTCCTGTCAG GTCTTCACGTGTCCTCAGTTTCCTCTTTTAAAGTGACGGAGGGGGGCGTGGCTTCTCTGTCCTGTCAGTACTCCGTGAAGCGTTTCGGTCTGAGTCGGGTGTGTTGGGGTCGAGGTTGCGGGACCTTCTGGTGCAGCAACATCCTGGTGCAGACGGACGAGAACGGCGTCATCTCCAAG GTGGAGGACCGGTACAGGCTGACCGGGGACGTCCTTGACGGACAGATGGATCTTGACATCGTGAACGTGAGGCGGACGGACAGCGGGCCGTACTGCTGCAGGGTGGACATCGACGGGATCTTCAACGACAAGAAGTCCATCATGAACCTGCGAGTGGTGAAAG CTCTGGTCACAAGTTCTCCTCCAACGACTACCACGACACCAACAACGAATCAAGTAACAGAGCCGTCGTCCTCCACAG TAAACTGGAGATCCCTGCTGTCGTCTCAGCTCGACCTGCTGAGGAAGAACTCCACCCTGCTGCGCCCCGACACCATCACC ggggAGGActctctgccctctctctctcttcagatcAATGTtcccgtcctctctctctccctcactgtgATGTCCATCGTGGCCGGAGTTTTCCTCTTTCTGGCCTTCAAAC gtgGAATCTACAACAGAGCCCTGAAGGCCGACTG TTTCTCGTCTGAAGAGCCGCCTCACATCATCTATGAGATCCGGATGAGACGGCCAGTCCAGGAGAACATCTACACTCTGGACTGA
- the timd4 gene encoding T-cell immunoglobulin and mucin domain-containing protein 4 isoform X2, with translation MDVVSPHCCRTLQTFIILVLSGLHVSSVSSFKVTEGGVASLSCQYSVKRFGLSRVCWGRGCGTFWCSNILVQTDENGVISKVEDRYRLTGDVLDGQMDLDIVNVRRTDSGPYCCRVDIDGIFNDKKSIMNLRVVKALVTSSPPTTTTTPTTNQVTEPSSSTVNWRSLLSSQLDLLRKNSTLLRPDTITGEDSLPSLSLQINVPVLSLSLTVMSIVAGVFLFLAFKPLVFFCRWNLQQSPEGRLFLV, from the exons ATGGACGTGGTCTCGCCTCACTGCTGTCGCACGCTTCAGACCTTCATCATCCTTGTCCTGTCAG GTCTTCACGTGTCCTCAGTTTCCTCTTTTAAAGTGACGGAGGGGGGCGTGGCTTCTCTGTCCTGTCAGTACTCCGTGAAGCGTTTCGGTCTGAGTCGGGTGTGTTGGGGTCGAGGTTGCGGGACCTTCTGGTGCAGCAACATCCTGGTGCAGACGGACGAGAACGGCGTCATCTCCAAG GTGGAGGACCGGTACAGGCTGACCGGGGACGTCCTTGACGGACAGATGGATCTTGACATCGTGAACGTGAGGCGGACGGACAGCGGGCCGTACTGCTGCAGGGTGGACATCGACGGGATCTTCAACGACAAGAAGTCCATCATGAACCTGCGAGTGGTGAAAG CTCTGGTCACAAGTTCTCCTCCAACGACTACCACGACACCAACAACGAATCAAGTAACAGAGCCGTCGTCCTCCACAG TAAACTGGAGATCCCTGCTGTCGTCTCAGCTCGACCTGCTGAGGAAGAACTCCACCCTGCTGCGCCCCGACACCATCACC ggggAGGActctctgccctctctctctcttcagatcAATGTtcccgtcctctctctctccctcactgtgATGTCCATCGTGGCCGGAGTTTTCCTCTTTCTGGCCTTCAAAC cccttgtgtttttctgcaggtgGAATCTACAACAGAGCCCTGAAGGCCGACTG TTTCTCGTCTGA
- the LOC136182450 gene encoding neurofilament heavy polypeptide-like isoform X1, translated as MCRPEMIRLKGNLLPCKSVCLTGLAVLALLSVTGESSCKTSPRSSLLSEENTGGETEPAPPIYRQPTLSFINNPLAPIRRNPKCPFGNKSKLPFISKQKVPNRNKPTVSTRNKLNFSIGDKTKCRLKLNSIISTNNNLKIPKIKKLKSPFRYSRRAPCNKKPNVSKVPIRKQTKCAISKKTTSLFGKNSEVPARKKSKCLYSNKQKVPVKKKKKCTISKKPTVTSSNKPKLSLYPIKKTSKYPVSNKRTLTISIKPRCGLRTNPKVREKTKCPMSNNPLVTISRKPNGLKVPARTKPKCPFSKNLKVPVKKQNKCPISNKPSSLLDSQKVPVRKRTKCPISNNPKVPAREKSKCPFSRNPKVPISNNKQPRFPISNISKCQLKTKKIVPSSKKPNVSFGNKPKMPNTNDFRIKIRFRLRFFISFRPRMCLCRGSAFHSRFPFLFKPPPPQNTPSVSSKFESVICEGRLGQFACPDGQRIQIESAVYGRQNERMCWTYNIYRKNQNTNCRRDVTAILRNMCDHKTLCYIYVDNKEMGGDPCPRTYKYVQFTASCV; from the exons ATGTGCAGACCAGAGATGATCCGTTTGAAGGGGAACCTGCTGCCCTGTAAGTCCGTCTGTCTGACAG gtcTAGCTGTTCTCGCCCTGCTTTCTGTAACTG GTGAATCCAGTTGTAAAACATCCCCCCGATCATCTTTACTATCAGAGGAGAACACAGG TGGAGAAACCGAACCAGCACCTCCCATCTACAGGCAACCAACACTTTCCTTCATCAACAACCCACTCGCTCCAATCAGACGAAACCCAAAGTGTCCCTTTGGCAACAAATCAAAGCTTCCCTTCATCAGCAAACAGAAAGTTCCCAACAGGAACAAACCAACAGTTTCAACCAGGAACAAACTAAACTTCTCCATAGGTGACAAAACAAAGTGTCGCTTGAAACTTAACTCGATTATTTCCACCAACAACAACCTGAAAATACCAAAAATCAAAAAACTAAAGTCTCCCTTCAGATACTCTCGGAGAGCGCCATGTAACAAGAAACCAAACGTTTCAAAAGTTCccatcagaaaacaaacaaagtgtgcCATcagcaagaaaacaacaagtCTCTTTGGCAAAAACTCTGAAGTACCTGCCAGGAAAAAATCCAAGTGTCTTtacagcaacaaacaaaaagttcctgttaagaaaaaaaaaaaatgtaccatCAGCAAAAAGCCCACAGTTACTAGCAGCAACAAACCTAAACTCTCATTATATCCCATCAAGAAAACCTCAAAATATCCCGTCAGCAACAAGCGGACATTAACCATCAGCATCAAACCAAGGTGTGGTTTAAGGACCAACCcaaaagtcagagagaaaacaaaatgtcctATGAGCAACAACCCATTAGTTACCATCAGCCGTAAACCAAATGGTCTTAAAGTACCTGCCAGGACAAAACCAAAGTGTCCTTTCAGCAAAAACCTAAAAGTTcctgtgaaaaaacaaaacaaatgtcccATCAGCAATAAACCAAGTAGTCTCTTGGACAGCCAAAAAGTTCCagtcagaaagagaacaaaatgtCCAATCAGCAACAACCCAAAAGTACCAGCCAGGGAAAAATCTAAGTGTCCTTTCAGCAGAAACCCAAAAGTTCccatcagcaacaacaaacaaccgAGGTTCCCTATCAGCAATATTTCAAAGTGTCaattaaaaaccaaaaaaattgTTCCCTCCAGCAAGAAACCAAATGTTTCCTTTGGCAACAAACCAAAGATGCCGAATACGAATGATTTTAGGATTAAAATACGATTCAGGCTACGCTTTTTTATCAGCTTCAGACCCAGAATGTGTCTCTGCAGAGGATCAGCGTTTCACTCAAGATTCCCGTTCCTCTtcaaacctcctcctcctcagaacACACCGAGTGTTTCCTCTAAGTTTGAAAGTGTGATCTGCGAGGGAAGATTGGGCCAGTTTGCATGCC cTGATGGGCAAAGGATCCAAATAGAGTCGGCGGTCTATGGGCGTCAGAATGAACGCATGTGTTGGACCTACAACATATACAGGAAAAATCAAAACACCAACTGCAGGCGGGATGTCACTGCAATCCTGCGTAATAT GTGTGACCATAAGACCCTGTGTTACATCTACGTGGACAACAAAGAGATGGGAGGAGATCCGTGTCCACGCACGTACAAATACGTGCAGTTCACTGCCAGCTGTGTGTAA
- the LOC136182450 gene encoding neurofilament heavy polypeptide-like isoform X2 has protein sequence MCRPEMIRLKGNLLPCLAVLALLSVTGESSCKTSPRSSLLSEENTGGETEPAPPIYRQPTLSFINNPLAPIRRNPKCPFGNKSKLPFISKQKVPNRNKPTVSTRNKLNFSIGDKTKCRLKLNSIISTNNNLKIPKIKKLKSPFRYSRRAPCNKKPNVSKVPIRKQTKCAISKKTTSLFGKNSEVPARKKSKCLYSNKQKVPVKKKKKCTISKKPTVTSSNKPKLSLYPIKKTSKYPVSNKRTLTISIKPRCGLRTNPKVREKTKCPMSNNPLVTISRKPNGLKVPARTKPKCPFSKNLKVPVKKQNKCPISNKPSSLLDSQKVPVRKRTKCPISNNPKVPAREKSKCPFSRNPKVPISNNKQPRFPISNISKCQLKTKKIVPSSKKPNVSFGNKPKMPNTNDFRIKIRFRLRFFISFRPRMCLCRGSAFHSRFPFLFKPPPPQNTPSVSSKFESVICEGRLGQFACPDGQRIQIESAVYGRQNERMCWTYNIYRKNQNTNCRRDVTAILRNMCDHKTLCYIYVDNKEMGGDPCPRTYKYVQFTASCV, from the exons ATGTGCAGACCAGAGATGATCCGTTTGAAGGGGAACCTGCTGCCCT gtcTAGCTGTTCTCGCCCTGCTTTCTGTAACTG GTGAATCCAGTTGTAAAACATCCCCCCGATCATCTTTACTATCAGAGGAGAACACAGG TGGAGAAACCGAACCAGCACCTCCCATCTACAGGCAACCAACACTTTCCTTCATCAACAACCCACTCGCTCCAATCAGACGAAACCCAAAGTGTCCCTTTGGCAACAAATCAAAGCTTCCCTTCATCAGCAAACAGAAAGTTCCCAACAGGAACAAACCAACAGTTTCAACCAGGAACAAACTAAACTTCTCCATAGGTGACAAAACAAAGTGTCGCTTGAAACTTAACTCGATTATTTCCACCAACAACAACCTGAAAATACCAAAAATCAAAAAACTAAAGTCTCCCTTCAGATACTCTCGGAGAGCGCCATGTAACAAGAAACCAAACGTTTCAAAAGTTCccatcagaaaacaaacaaagtgtgcCATcagcaagaaaacaacaagtCTCTTTGGCAAAAACTCTGAAGTACCTGCCAGGAAAAAATCCAAGTGTCTTtacagcaacaaacaaaaagttcctgttaagaaaaaaaaaaaatgtaccatCAGCAAAAAGCCCACAGTTACTAGCAGCAACAAACCTAAACTCTCATTATATCCCATCAAGAAAACCTCAAAATATCCCGTCAGCAACAAGCGGACATTAACCATCAGCATCAAACCAAGGTGTGGTTTAAGGACCAACCcaaaagtcagagagaaaacaaaatgtcctATGAGCAACAACCCATTAGTTACCATCAGCCGTAAACCAAATGGTCTTAAAGTACCTGCCAGGACAAAACCAAAGTGTCCTTTCAGCAAAAACCTAAAAGTTcctgtgaaaaaacaaaacaaatgtcccATCAGCAATAAACCAAGTAGTCTCTTGGACAGCCAAAAAGTTCCagtcagaaagagaacaaaatgtCCAATCAGCAACAACCCAAAAGTACCAGCCAGGGAAAAATCTAAGTGTCCTTTCAGCAGAAACCCAAAAGTTCccatcagcaacaacaaacaaccgAGGTTCCCTATCAGCAATATTTCAAAGTGTCaattaaaaaccaaaaaaattgTTCCCTCCAGCAAGAAACCAAATGTTTCCTTTGGCAACAAACCAAAGATGCCGAATACGAATGATTTTAGGATTAAAATACGATTCAGGCTACGCTTTTTTATCAGCTTCAGACCCAGAATGTGTCTCTGCAGAGGATCAGCGTTTCACTCAAGATTCCCGTTCCTCTtcaaacctcctcctcctcagaacACACCGAGTGTTTCCTCTAAGTTTGAAAGTGTGATCTGCGAGGGAAGATTGGGCCAGTTTGCATGCC cTGATGGGCAAAGGATCCAAATAGAGTCGGCGGTCTATGGGCGTCAGAATGAACGCATGTGTTGGACCTACAACATATACAGGAAAAATCAAAACACCAACTGCAGGCGGGATGTCACTGCAATCCTGCGTAATAT GTGTGACCATAAGACCCTGTGTTACATCTACGTGGACAACAAAGAGATGGGAGGAGATCCGTGTCCACGCACGTACAAATACGTGCAGTTCACTGCCAGCTGTGTGTAA